The sequence AGCTGCCCCGTGTCGCCCGGGTCGCGGAACGTGACCACGTCGCCGGCCCGCGCCTCGAGGGGGGCGATGCGCTTGTTCACCACCACGTCGCCGGTGGCGATGGCCGGCTCCATGCTGCCGGACATCACCGTGAGCGAGCGGTAGCCCGCGAGCCACGAGACGCCGAGCACGGCCAGCAGGGTCACGGCCATCCCGGCGGCGGCCCAGCCGGTGAACAGCGCCGCCACCCGCAACGACCCCGGAGCGCGCCGGCGCGCCGCTGGGACGGGCGTGGCGGCCGGCGTCGGGGCGCGACGGCGACGCGCGCGCCACTCGGGAAGGACTGCCACGCGGGCGGCCACCACCAGGGCCGCGGAGCCGAGGCCGATGGTCAGGGCGAGTCTGCCGAGCGCCCGCTTCACCGGTTCCTCGCCTCCCAGGTGAAGGTGGCGGTGGCGGTGAGGTTCTCGGCGGCGGGGTCGTCGGCCAGCTCCGCCCGGACGCGGTAGGAATGCGATTCCCCGGTGCTCCAGGCCTCGGGGTCCGCGATCCCCGTGCCGTAGGTGCCCGGGTAGGAGGAGAGCGGCCCGTCGAAGAGGTCCCCCGGCTCGGGGGAGAACGACGCGCAGGAGTCGAAGGAGGGCGCCGCGTCGGTCCCGCGCGTCACCGTCAGCACGAGGTGGGGCGCCAGCGCGCCCGAGACGGACGCGTACAGCCGGACGTCGGCGTCCAGCGAGCCGCCGTAGGTCACGAGGATGCAGCCCGTGCTCGAGGCCCCGGGCATCGCGCCGCTCAACGAGAGCAGCGCCGTGCCCGCGTCGTTGTCGCTCAGCAGCACGGTGCCGGCCGCGTAGCCGTTGGACTCGTTCGCCGTCGTGTCGGAGAACGCCGACCAGGTGCCCGCGCCCGCCACGGCGGCGCAGCAGCCCACGAGCGCCACCGCCGCGAGCCGGCGCTGCACGCGGGTCATCGGGCGCCTTCCGTGGTCAGCTCCAGCGGCACGTCCACGATCCGGCCGGCCCAGCGTGTGGCGCCCTCGGGGAGCCAGGCCCGCAGCGTCAGGGTGGCGGTGGCTCCCGACCCGAGCTCGATCGCGCGCGAGGTCCAGCGGCGCATGCCGCCCAGCTCCCCGTCGTAGAGCACGGCGCCGCCGGCGCTGGCGCGCACGCGCAGCGCGCGGTCCACCTCCGCGCTGGACGGCAGCGCCCGCAGCCTCAGCGCCCGCCGGCGGCCCGTCTGGTTGCGCACCGCGACCGTGCCCGTGGCCGCTCCGGATCCCGGGCGCATGCCCGCCACCCTGATCGCCGGGCCGGGTGGGGTCACGCCGAGCTCGCCGGTCGCGGTGGCGGCGACCGTCAGGTCGAGGCCGAGCTCCCCGGCGCCCGCCGGCACGCGCGCGCTCGCGAGGGCCGCCACGGCGAGACCGGCGCCCAGGCAGGCGCCGATGGTCCTGGCCCAGCCGTCGGCTCGAGCTCTCCGCATGACATCGGCCTCCGCCCCCGGGCTACTGGTTCCGGGCTTCCCAGGTGAACGCGTGCTCGCCGGTGGTCAGCGCGTCGCTGCCGCCGTTGGCGTCGTTGTCGTCGGCGAGCGTGAGCTGGAGGCGGTACACCACGGCGCTGCCGGCCCCCCAGCTCGACCCGGCGCCCGGGTGGTCGGCGAGCCCGTCGGCCCAGCCGGAGTGTGCGGCGGCGAAGCCCTGGAGCGTGCCGCTGAAGATGGAGCCGCCGGCGTCGGCCACGAAGTCGGTGCAGCCGGGGAAGACCGAAACCGCCTGGGTGCCCGGCGTGACGGTGAGGTTCACGTACGGCGCCAGGGTGTCGAGCGCATCAGTCGTGTAGAGCTTGACGTCGGCCGCCAACGAGCCCGTGTAGGTGACCTTGATGCAGCGCTCGATGGTCACGCCGGGCTTCTGGTCGGTGACGTCGTACATGGCGGACCCGGCATCGTTGTCCGAGATGTCCACCGTGCCCGCCGCGAACTCGTTGCCGGGGTTGTCCGTGGTGGACGAGAAGGCCGAGAGCGCCGAGACGGCGACGAGGCTTCCCGTGATGCCGAGGACGAGCAGCGTGAGCAGAACCTTCCGTGGCTCGATCATGCGGCCAATGTGCGCGCCGGACGCTACTACCGCAAGTCGGACATGCGTCCAGAGCGTCCCGAGATGCTCAGGCCAAGCTATGCAAGGACGCAGGGAGCGACGTGTGCTCCGCACACAAGCGACCGAGGACGCCGCAGAGCGCCGGCCTGGACGTTCAGCCGACCCGGCCGGCGGTGATCTCGCGCAACTTCGCGCGGTCGTGGCGCGCGGCGATGCGGCGCACGGTGCCCGATCGCGAGCGGGTGACCAGCGACTCCGTGGTGGCACCCTGGGCGTCGTAGTGGGCGCCCTTGAGCACGTCACCGTCGGTGACGCCGGTGGCGGCGAAGAAGACGTTGTCGCCGGAGACGAGCCTGCTCACCTCGAGGATCTCGGCCAGGTCGTAGCCCGCCTCGACCGCCGCATCGCGCTCCTCGTCGTCGCGCGGCCACAGCCGGCCGATCATCTGGCCGCCCACGCACTTGATGGCGGCCGCCGAGATCACGCCCTCGGGCGTGCCGCCGATGCCCCAGAGCAGGTCCACCTCGGAGTCCTCGTCCACGGCGTCAAGCGCCGCGGACACGTCGCCGTGCTCGATGAAGCGGATGCGGCCGCCCACGCGCATGACGTCGTCCACGGCGTGCTGATGGCGCGCGGGCCGGTCGAGCATGATCACCGTGACGTCCTCGACGCTGCGTCCGGTCTCCTTCGCCACCAGCTCCATGGTGTCGCCGAGCGGGCGGTCGAGGTCGAGCAGGTGGGCGATGCGCCGGGAGCCCGCGATCTTCTCCATGTAGACACACGGGCCCGGATCGAACATCGTGCCGCGCTCGGCCAGCGCGATGACGGCCAGCGCCCGCGGCATGCCCTTGGCGCAGAGCGTGGTGCCCTCGAGCGGGTCCACGGCGATGTCCACCTCCGGGGGCGAGCCGTCGCCGATGCGCTCGCCGTTGTAGAGCATGGGCGCCTCGTCCTTCTCGCCCTCGCCGATCACCACCAACCCGTCCATCTGGATCGTGCCGAGCATGAGCCGCATGGCGTCCACCGCGGCGCCGTCGGCCGCCTCCTTCTCCCCGCGGCCGGTCCAGCGGGCCGCGGCGAGCGCCGCGTACTCGGTGACGCGCACGAGCTCGAGCGCCAGGTTGCGGTCCGGATGCTCGCCGGTGGGCTGCTCGGGAAGCATTGCGGCCCGAGCCTACAAGCTGCCGGGCGGCTTGCGGCCGCGGATGTAGCCCGCCTGGCGCAGGTAGCCGCCGACCCCTATCCCGAGCGCCGCCAGCATGGCCACGAGGTAGCCGATCTCGAAGCCGATCTCCACGCTGTCGCCGGGCTTGCCGAGGACCACGCCGTTGAGCAGGATGAGCACTGCGGCCGTGACGCCGACGATCATCGTGACCTCGCCCGGGTTCCACGTGAGCTTGTGCCCGCGGGCGATGATCCAGGCGAGGATGAACGGCGCGGTGGCCGCGGCGATGAGCCACCACTGCAGCGTGCTGAACGTCTCGAAGGCGTTGAACTGGCCCTGCTCGCCGTTGATGAGCGAGAACTCGTTGGTGTCGCTCGTGCTGAACCAGGGCAGGAACAGCGAGGCGACCAGCACGAGCGCTGCGGCCATCCCGAAGATCTCGCCACGCGAGAGCCGCGAGAGGTCGAGGTACGAGCCGCGTCGTGCCGAGGAGGCCTCCATCCCGCCCGAAACCTACACCCCCGCGGCGCAACGCTTCAATAGGGTGCCGTCATGCGCTGGGCGCTTTCCCTCGAGCTCCCCGGCCTCACCCTCCCCCAGCACGAGCCGGTCGTGCGGGCGGCGGAGGCGGCGGGCTACACCGATGCCTGGTCTGGCGAGACAGGCGGGCACGACGGCTTCACGAGCCTCGCCCTGGCGGCGGCATGGACGGAGCGGATGCGCCTGGGCACCGGCGTGGTGAACGTCTTCACGCGCGGGCCAGCCGTGCTCGCCCAGCACGCCGCGGCGCTGCAGGACGCCAGCGACGGGCGCTTCTGCCTGGGCATCGGCTCGTCGTCGGACGTGATCGTCGAGCGCTGGAACGGGATCCCGTTCCAGAAGCCGCTCACCCGCGTGCGCGAGACCGTTGAGTTCCTGCGCGCCGCACTCGCGGGCGAGCGCGCGGGTGAGGGCCGCTTCAGGCTCGAGCAGCCGCCGCCGTCCCCGGTCCCGATCGTGGTGGCCGCACTGCGGGGGCGCATGCTGCGGACGGCCGCGGAGGTCGGGGACGGGGTGTTCGTGAACTTCACCCCGCTCGGCTCGCTCCCCAAGGTGATGGAGGCGATGGGGCGCGACACCGAGGTGCTCTGCCGCTTCTTCTGCATCCAGGGCGACCCCGAGCAGGCGCTGCCGCTGGCGCGCTGGATGTTCGCTGCCTACGCCACCGTCCCCGTCTACGAGGCGTTCTTCCGCTGGCTCGGCCACGGCGAGGCCATCGACCCGATGGTGGACGCCTGGCGGGCGGGCGACCGCTCGCAGGCCGTCGAGCTGGCGCCGCGTGAGCTGGTCGAGGACATCTTCATCCTCGGGGACGCCGACGCGCAGGTGGCGCGGCTCGAGGCCTACCGCGACGGGGGGATCACCACGCCCGTGGTCATGCCCATCCCACTCGCGGCGCCCGGAACGCCCGTGTCCGTGGACGCCTATCTCGAGCTGGTCTCGTCGCTGGCCCCGCGAGGCCGGTAGGGTTTCGCCAGCCCCGAGCGAGGAGGACCCACATGGCCGTCGTCAAGATCATCGAGCTGGTCGGTGCATCGAGCACGAGCTCCGACGACGCGGTCCAGCAGGCGCTGCGCGAGGCGCAGTCGACTCTCCGCAACATCAAGGCGGTCGACGTCGTGTCCACGGGCCTGCGCGGAGAGAACCTGGACGAATGGCGCGCCCACGTGCGCGTGGCGTTCCTCATCGATCGCGTCAGCGAGTAGACGTGCCCTCATCCACCACAACGCCCCACGGAGGGGCCGCCGCCCTGCTCGGGGAGGCGCGTGAGCGAACGTTCGAGCTCGTCGAGCCGCTGAGCGACGAGGACCTGCACCGCCAGCTCAGCCCGATCATGTCCCCGCTCGTGTGGGACCTGGCGCACATCGCCGCGTACGAGGACCTGTGGGCGTGCCACCGCACGGGCGGGATGGAGCTGCTGCGCCCGGACGTGGCCGCGACCTACGACGCGTTCGAGACCCCCCGTTCGGAGCGCGGAGAGATCGAGCTGCTGCGCGAGGCCGAGGCGCGCGAGTACATGGGGCAGGTGCGGGAGGAGGCGCTCGGAGTGCTCGAGCGCGACGGCGACGGGTTCGTCTGGGGCCTGCTCCTCGAGCACGAGCAGCAGCACAACGAGACCATGCTGCAGGCGCTCAACCTCGCCGAGCCCGGCGTATACGCGCCGCGGCGCCGGCCGCTGCCCCCGCCTCCGGCGGAGGCGCCGTCGGGCACGGTCGGGGTGGCCGCCGGGCCGTTCGAGATGGGCGATGCCGGAGACCGCTTCGCCTACGACAACGAGCGCCCGCGGCACGAGGTCGACGTGGCCGCTTTCGAGATCGACCGCGGGCCTGTCACGAACGGCGACTGGCTGGCGTTCATGGAGGACGGTGGCTACGCGCGGCGGGAGCTGTGGAACGAGGAGGGCTGGGCCTGGCGATCGGGCGATGACGTCGAGCGCCCGCTGTTCTGGCGGGCGGACGGCACGGTGCAGGAGTTCGAGCGGGTGGGGCCGCCGGACCCGGCGTCGCCCGTGATCCACGTGTCGTGGTTCGAGGCCGACGCGTACGCGCGCTGGCGCGGCATGCGGCTGCCCACCGAGTCCGAGTGGGAGAAGGCCGCCACCTGGGACCCCGAGGCCGGCGTCAAGCGCCGCTACCCGTGGGGGGATGAGGAGCCGGACCCCGCCCGGCACGCCAACGTCGACCAGACCGCGTTCGGCACCGCCCCGGCCGGCTCCCATCCGGAGGGCGCCTCCGCCTACGGGGTGCTCGGCATGACGGGCGACTGCTGGGAGTGGACCGCAACCGAGTTCGGCGGCTACCCCGGCTTCCGCGCCTTCCCCTACCGCGAGTACTCCGAGGTCTTCTTCGGCCAGGGCTACCGGGTGCTGCGCGGCGGCTCCTGGGCCACCCGCCCGCGGGTGGCGCGCGGCAGCTTCCGCAACTGGGACCACCCTCACCGGCGTCAGATCTTCGCCGGGCTGCGATGTGCGAGGGACGCATGAGCGTGCGCATCGCACCCGAGCCGGACGTGCGCATCGACTCCTACGTGCGGGATGACGGCAGCCTCGAGTCGATGGCGGCCGACGTGCGCCGCGGCCTGACTCGTCCCGGGCTGAAGGAGATTCCGCCCAAGTACTTCTACGACGCGCGCGGCTCGGAGCTGTTCGAGGAGATCACGCGCCTGCCCGAGTACTACCCCACGCGCTGCGAGCGGGCCATCCTCAACCGGCGCTCGCCGGAGATCGTCGCCATCACCGGCGCGCGCGAGCTGGTGGAGCTGGGCTCTGGCTCGGCGTCCAAGACGCGTGCGCTGCTGTACGCGATGGCGGGCGCGGGCACGCTGGAGCGCTACGTGCCCGTGGACGTGTCCGAGACCGTCGTGGCGCAGTCGGCCACCGAGCTGATCGAGACCTACCCGGGGCTGCGGGTGCACGGCCTGGTGGGCGACTTCGAGCGCCACCTCGACCTGCTGCCTCCGGGTGAGCAGCGGCTGATGGTGTTCCTGGGCGGCACGATCGGCAACTTCTACCCGGCCGAGCGCGCCCGCTTCTTCGCTCGCGTGCGGGCGCTGATGGAGCCGGGCGACCACCTGCTGCTGGGCGTGGACCTCGTCAAGGACGCAGAGAGGCTCGAGGCGGCCTACAACGACTCTGCCGGCGTGACCGCGGAGTTCAACCGCAACGTCCTCCACGCCATCAACCGCGACCTCGGCGCCGACTTCGACGTGGATGCATTCGAACACGTGGCGTTCTTCGACTTCGACAACTCGTGGATCGAGATGAGGCTGCGCGCGTGCGGCGGCCAGCGGGTGGAGGCGCCGGCGTGTGGGCTGGAGCTCGAGCTGGCCGACGGCGAGGAGATACGCACCGAGATCTCCACCAAGTTCACCCCCGCCTTCCTGGCCGCCGAGTTCGCCACGGCCGGACTCTGCCTCGAGAGCTTCTTCACCGACCCGGAGGGCCTGTTCGGGCTCAGCCTGGCGTCGCCGGTCTAGCGAGGCTCGCTAGAGTCGCCCGCCCTCATGCAGCTCGACGGCACAGGCGCATTCGTTGCCGGCGGGGCCTCGGGCCTCGGCGAGGCCACCGCCCGAGCGCTCGCCGAGCGCGGCGCCGACGTGACGCTGCTCGACCTCAACGAGGAGAAGGGCGAAGCCCTGGCGGCCGACATCGGGGCCCGCTTCGTGAAGGGCGACGTCACGGAGGAGGACCAGGTCCGCGCCGGCGTGGAGAAGGCGGCCGAGGGGCTGCGCCTCGCGGTGTCCTGCGCGGGCATCGGCTGGGCCGAGCGCACCGTGGGCAAGGACGGTCCGGCCAACCTGCAGCCGTTCGAGACGGTCGTCCGGGTCAACCTCATCGGCACCTTCAACGTCCTGCGCATGTCCGCCGCCGCCATGGCCGCCGGTGAGCCGGACGAGAACGGGGAGCGCGGCGCGGTGGTCATGACCGCCTCCGCGGCGGCCTTCGACGGCCAGATCGGCCAGACCGCCTACGCCGCCTCGAAGGGGGGCGTCGTGGGCCTGACCCTCCCGGCCGCGCGCGACCTCGCGCGCCACGGCATCCGCGTCTGCACGATCGCCCCCGGCCTCTTCGACACCCCCCTGCTCGCCGCCCTGCCCGAGGCCGCCCGGCAGGAGCTGGGCCGCCAGGTCCCCTTCCCGCCGCGACTCGGCGACCCGTCCGAGTACGCGCTGCTCGCCTGCCACATCGCGGAGAACCCGATGCTCAACGGTGAGACCATTCGTCTCGACGGCGCCCTCCGGATGCCGCCGAAGTAGCAGCAAACCACCCACAGGAGAAGACACCCTCATGCCCGAAGCCGTCATCGTCGACGCCGTCCGCACGCCCATCGGCCGCGCCTTCAAGGGCTCGCTCGCCGGCCTGCGCCCGGACGAGACCGGCGCCTACGTCGTGGACCAGCTGCTGGAGCGCAACCCGGACGTCGCGCCGGAGATGATCGAGGAGGTCATCTGCGGCGTGGGCCTGCCCCAGGGCCTGCAGGCCTTCAACATGGGCCGCATCATCGCGCTGCTGTCGGAGAAGCTGCCCCAGGGCGTGAACGGCTACACCATCTCCCGCTACTGCGCGTCCAGCCTCGAGTCCATCCGCTCGGCCGCCAACGCGGTCACTGCCGGCCAGGGCGATGCCTACGTGGCCGCCGGCGTCGAGTGGGTCAGCCGCTACAACGAGCGCCAGGAGGCCGCGGGCGAAGCCGACCAGAACGAGAACCTCCAGGGCAAGAACGGGCAGCCCGACGCCTACATCTCCATGGGCGTGACCGCCGAGAACGTCGCGGAGAAGTACGGCGTCTCGCGTGAGGATCAGGACAAGTACGCGCAGCGCTCCCAGGAGCTCGCGGTGGCCGCCGTGGATTCCGGGCACTTCGCGCGCGAGATCGTGCCGGTCAAGGGCGCCGACGGCAACGAGGTCGCCAACGACGACGGTCCGCGCCCCTCCTCGACCTACGAGAAGCTGTCCCAGCTCGAGCCCGCCTTCCGCGAGGGCGGCACCGTCACGGCCGGCAACTCCTGCCCGCTCAACGACGGCGCGGCCGCCGTGCTCGTGATGTCGGACACCAAGGCGAAGGAGCTGGGGCTGAAGCCGCGAGCGCGGATCATCACCGCGGCCACGGCCGCGCTGGAGCCCGAGCTCATGGGCGTCGCGCCGATCGGCGCCGTGAAGAAGGTGCTCGACCGCGCCGGCATGACGATCGGCGACGTGGACGTGGTGGAGCTCAACGAGGCATTCGCCGCCCAGGTCATCCCGATCATGGACGAGTGCGACATCCCGCTCGAGAAGCTCAACCCGCACGGCGGAGCGATCGCCCTCGGCCATCCGTTCGGCATGACGGGCGCGCGCATCATGACCACCCTCCTCAACGACCTCGAGACCGGCGGCGGGACCATCGGGCTCGAGACGATGTGCGTGGCCGGCGGGCAGGGCGAGGCGATGCTGGTCGAGCGGCTGACCTGAAGGCCGCATTGCGCGAGTTCGTCGGGGGGTAACGGGCACAATGGGTCTCGTGAGCGAGACCCGCAACGTGGCCTACCGGGCGATCCTCCTGGCCGCCGGCCTCGTGGTGCTCGGGCTGCTGTTCCAGCAGCTCGTGACGCTGATGCTCGCCGTGCTGATGACGGTGATCGTCGCGATCCCGCTGTCGGCGGGCGCGGACCGCCTGGAACGCCGGGGAGTGCCGCGCCCGCTCGGCGTGCTGGCCGGCCTGCTGACGGGACTCGCGGCCCTGGCGCTGATTCTCGCGCTCGTCATCCCGCCGTTCGTGGACGAGGCGGAGGCCTTCATCGACGACGTGCCGGCGGTGGTCGACGACCTGCGCGACCAGGTCCACGACGTCACCGGGGCCACGACCGAGGACATCGGCGAGCAGGTGCAGGAGTTCTTCCAGGGCCTCGTCGACGACCCCGCCCAGCTGCTCGGGCGGATCACCTCGATCGGGTTGAGCATCGCCGCGGTGCTGGCCGCCGTCATCCTCATGCTGATCACGGCGTTCTACATGGCTGTGCGCCCGGAGCCGCTGCTCGACGGGGCGCTCAAGCTCTTCCCACCCGCCCGCCGCCCCCACGCCCAGCACGTCATGGGCCGCCTGCGCACGTCCTGGATCGGATGGATGCAGGGGGTGGCCGTGGACATGGTCGTGACGGGCGTGCTGCTGTACATCGGGCTGTCACTCGTCGGGCTCGAGTTCGCGATCGTGTTCGCGGTCGTCACCGCGCTGCTGGTGGTCGTGCCCTACTTCGGCGCCATCGTCGGCGGCGCGCTGCCGGTGCTGTTCGCGCTCACCGACACGCCCGGCAAGGCGCTCCTCGTGCTGCTCGTCTACCTGGCCGTCCAGCAGGTCGAGAGCAACGTGATCATCCCGCTGGTCATGTCGCGCACCGTGCGGCTGCACCCCGCCGTCATCGCCGTCGGCGTGGTGCTGGTGGGACAGATCTTCGGCTTCGTGGGGCTGGTGGTGGCGGTGCCGATCCTGTCCGCGCTCGTGATCCTCGTGGACGAGCTGTGGATCAAGCCGACCGAGGAGCGGCACGAAACCGAGAGACATACGGCGATAGAGCTCCCGCGCGAGGCGGAGGACTCGCGGGACGAGCCCACCGCCCCCGCCCGTTTGGGGTAGCCTCGCCCGCGGGTGTCGGACGACCCTCGCATCGGCTCGCAGCTCGCCGGCTACCGCATCGAGCGACTGCTCGGGCGCGGAGGGATGGGCGTGGTGTACCTGGCGGAGCAGCTCGCCCTCGGCCGCAGCGTGGCGCTCAAGCTGATCGCGCCCGACCTCGCCCAGGACGAGGGGTTCCGCGAGCGCTTCCAGCGGGAGTCGCGGCTGGCCGCGTCGATCGACCACCCGAACGTGATCCCCGTGCACGAGGCCGGCGAGGCGGACGGCCAGCTCTTCATCTCGATGCGGTTCGTGGAGGGCATCGACCTCCGCGAGCTGATCGCGGGCGGCGGGCGGATCGAGGCGCTGCGCGCCGCGCGGATCGTCGCCCAGGTGGGCGCCGCGCTGGACGCCGCGCATGCTCGCGGGCTCGTGCACCGGGACGTGAAGCCCGCGAACGTCCTGATCGACCGCGAGGACCATGCCTACCTGTCGGACTTCGGCCTCACGAAGAGCATGGCGTCCGCCTCGGGGCTCACGGCAACCGGCCAGTGGGTGGGCACCCTCGACTACATCGCGCCCGAGCAGATCCAGGGTGAGGCCGTGGACGCCCGCACCGACGTGTACGCGCTCGGCTGCGTGCTCCATCAGGCGCTCACCGGGAACGTGCCCTACCCGCGCGACAGCGATCCCGCCAAGCTCTGGGCCCACATGAACGAGCCGCCGCCGGCGGTGAGCGAGTCCGCGCCCGGGTTGCCGGGGTCCTTCGACGGCGTGGTGGCGCGGGCGATGGCCAAGGACCCCGCGGAGCGCTTCCCCTCTGCCGGCGACCTCGGGCGCGCCACGGTCGCGGCCGCCGAGGGCCGCGCGGCGGCCGAGCCGGAACGCAGCGTGGCGGCCGGGGCCGCGGCGCCGGGCGAGATCACCGTGCCACGCGGCCGGCCGGCGCCCACGGCCGCTGCCGGGCCTCCCACCGCCGCCACGGCCGCTCTGCGGCACCGGCGCCCGGGCGGCCGCGGCCGCTGGTTCGCCCTCGGGGGTGCCGGGGCGGTGGTCCTGGCGGGCGGGGCCGCGCTCGCGCTGGCGCTCGGCTCGGGCGACGAGGATCCCGAGCCGGGTCCTGCGCCGGGGCCGGAGACGGTGACGGTGGAGCGCACGACCGAGACTGAGACCGAGGCCCAGACCGAGGCCGATGCCGCGCCCACCGACCTCACCACCCACACGGCCGAGGGGTACACGGCGCGGTACCCCGCCGGCTGGGCGGTGGAGATCGACGACGAGCTGCAGACGACGTTCCGGCGCAGCCGTTTCACCAGCCCGGGCGGGGACGCCTTCGTGTCCATCGACCGAAGCCCCGGCGAGACCACCGATCCGGCGGACAAGGCGGCGGAGGTGGAGAGGGCGCTGCGCGGCTCGCCCGGGTATGAGCGGATCAGCTTCGAACCGGTGACGATCGCCGGCGAGCCCGCGTTCGAGTGGACCTTCTTCACCGACGACGGCGGGACCCGCGAGCGCCGGATCGACCTCTTCCTCAACCGCGGCGGCGACAGCTACGCGGTGCTCGGCGGCGGAGCCGACTTCGGGCTGGCGCTGCCCGCGGCCAGGCGCGTGGCCGGGTCGATCGAGCCGCGCTGAGCGGCTCTCAGCGGCCGGCGACCGCCGGCACGCCCCCGAGGAACAGCCCGGTGCAGAAGCGCGCCGCGCCGTGCACGTCTGGCGGGCGGCGATCGATCATCCGGGTGGCCACCTGGAAGCCGATGGCCACGCCGGCCGTGGCGAGGTAGTCGAGGTCGACCGGCGGCAGCATCCCTTCCTCCACCCAAGCACCCAGGTCCTCGAAGAACTCCCGGACGCCGGCCTCGAAGACGCCCTCGTCGCCGATCAGCGCGATGGCCCCCGCGTTGCGCACGAGCACGCTGAACAGCTCCCGCTCCTCCACCACGAGCTCGAAGTAAGCCCGGTAGGCGCTCTCCACCCGCTGCTCGAGCGTGCCCTCGCGCAGCCGCTCGTCGCGCACCGCCACGCGCGCCTTGGCCGAGAAGTCCTCCAGGAGGGCCCGGAAGATCTCCTCCTTGTCGGCGAAGTAGTTGTAGAACGTGCCGGTGGCGAGGTCGGTCTCGCGGATGACGTCGCGGACCGTGGCGGCCCCGAGGCCCTTCTCCGCGAAGACGCTGCGCGCGGCCGCGAGGAGCTT is a genomic window of Thermoleophilaceae bacterium containing:
- a CDS encoding TetR/AcrR family transcriptional regulator, with protein sequence MSQLLAAHAVGRRAERKAQNREKLLAAARSVFAEKGLGAATVRDVIRETDLATGTFYNYFADKEEIFRALLEDFSAKARVAVRDERLREGTLEQRVESAYRAYFELVVEERELFSVLVRNAGAIALIGDEGVFEAGVREFFEDLGAWVEEGMLPPVDLDYLATAGVAIGFQVATRMIDRRPPDVHGAARFCTGLFLGGVPAVAGR
- a CDS encoding protein kinase, which produces MSDDPRIGSQLAGYRIERLLGRGGMGVVYLAEQLALGRSVALKLIAPDLAQDEGFRERFQRESRLAASIDHPNVIPVHEAGEADGQLFISMRFVEGIDLRELIAGGGRIEALRAARIVAQVGAALDAAHARGLVHRDVKPANVLIDREDHAYLSDFGLTKSMASASGLTATGQWVGTLDYIAPEQIQGEAVDARTDVYALGCVLHQALTGNVPYPRDSDPAKLWAHMNEPPPAVSESAPGLPGSFDGVVARAMAKDPAERFPSAGDLGRATVAAAEGRAAAEPERSVAAGAAAPGEITVPRGRPAPTAAAGPPTAATAALRHRRPGGRGRWFALGGAGAVVLAGGAALALALGSGDEDPEPGPAPGPETVTVERTTETETEAQTEADAAPTDLTTHTAEGYTARYPAGWAVEIDDELQTTFRRSRFTSPGGDAFVSIDRSPGETTDPADKAAEVERALRGSPGYERISFEPVTIAGEPAFEWTFFTDDGGTRERRIDLFLNRGGDSYAVLGGGADFGLALPAARRVAGSIEPR